A single Triticum dicoccoides isolate Atlit2015 ecotype Zavitan chromosome 2A, WEW_v2.0, whole genome shotgun sequence DNA region contains:
- the LOC119359006 gene encoding uncharacterized protein LOC119359006: protein MTVGEPEMPASARRRLFLARFDALIFLHCGLLWVLCAVYLALVIARLALGKLEVPPVLWSASWVCAYIVLCLTPVSTFLVGARSSRSLRSPYDTTDANKDPAMIGALISAAFMLLAIDYDKVVGLLGVEGCQRERIGSIVRDVGLMGGMATCCFVTLPTMILRQWRMKMK, encoded by the exons ATGACCGTCGGCGAGCCGGAGATGCCGGCGTCGGCGCGCAGGCGTTTGTTCCTCGCCAGGTTCGACGCGCTCATCTTCCTGCATTGCGGGCTGCTCTGGGTCCTCTGCGCGGTGTACCTCGCCTTGGTCATCGCGCGTCTTGCCCTGGGTAAGCTCGAGGTTCCCCCCGTGCTCTGGTCTGCGTCCTGGGTCTGCGCCTACATCGTTCTGTGTCTCACCCCCGTTTCCACGTTCCTCGTCGGCGCGCGCTCCTCGCGCTCCTTGCGCTCCCCGTACGACACCACCGACGCCAACAAG GACCCTGCCATGATTGGAGCCCTCATTTCGGCCGCCTTCATGCTGCTCGCAATTGATTATGATAAGGTGGTGGGTCTGTTGGGTGTGGAAGGATGTCAGAGGGAACGGATTGGTTCAATAGTGAGGGATGTGGGGTTAATGGGTGGTATGGCAACATGTTGTTTCGTCACCTTACCCACTATGATACTGAGGCAATGGAGGATGAAGATGAAGTAG